One region of Catenuloplanes indicus genomic DNA includes:
- a CDS encoding S9 family peptidase has translation MDYPGLAARTRRFTNGSPLSVSVAGDGGRVVFIRSSGPEDPAGCLWMLDTATGTERLVAEPVELTGDRHDGITSYALDRNGHIAAFTIAGRLFRADLINGDVVEVATSGPAVDPRPDPAGERIAYLTAHPGLTARGEPTATTALHIVEPDGTDVMLAGERDSNGSVAWGAIDYLAGEAFDRGRGYWWSPDGRTVLAARVDTSRLPRLYLHDPVDPGEPAPSLAYPRAGGPNPQVSLHLLDLDGGWVDVHWDRETYPYLVSVRWADGGPLIAVLRRLQQHGLVLSVDPRTGETQVHAELTDPRWVEPIEGTPCHLPDGRVLVGGELAHDGYDARCLFADGSLLTPPSLYVRRVVGPVAGGAPDLLVEGTDGEPAEQHVYRIRGTLGAGGMEAKRLTTEPGWHVAAAAGGLIAIGRLSLDQAGTQWTVWRGETRAGELASHASPPPFAPRPALSRVTDRRLPAAVLYPRQHAGGRLPVLLDVYGGPGRQEVLAARAWWLERQWWADAGFAVVTIDNRGTPGIAPSFEKVVHRRLADIALTDQVDALHALAEKHPDLDLHRVAIRGWALGGWLAALAVLRRPDVFTCGVARTPLTDWSLHNTAFTERYLGLPDDEVYARHNLVEIAAEPPARPADARPLLLVHGMADDSIIAAHTLRLSAAMVSAGRPHAVLPLSGVTRLAADGVVERLLPLELDFVRRHL, from the coding sequence GTGGACTACCCAGGACTAGCCGCCCGCACCCGCCGGTTCACCAACGGAAGCCCGCTCTCGGTCAGCGTCGCGGGCGACGGCGGCCGGGTGGTGTTCATCCGATCGAGCGGTCCCGAGGACCCGGCCGGTTGCCTGTGGATGCTGGACACGGCGACCGGCACGGAACGGCTGGTCGCGGAGCCGGTCGAGCTGACCGGTGACCGGCACGACGGCATCACGTCGTACGCGCTGGACCGCAACGGGCACATCGCGGCGTTCACCATCGCCGGGCGGCTGTTCCGCGCCGATCTGATCAACGGCGACGTGGTCGAGGTGGCCACGTCCGGGCCGGCCGTGGACCCGCGCCCGGATCCGGCCGGCGAGCGGATCGCGTACCTGACCGCGCACCCCGGGCTGACCGCGCGCGGCGAGCCGACCGCCACGACCGCGCTGCACATCGTGGAGCCGGACGGCACCGACGTGATGCTCGCCGGTGAGCGGGACAGCAACGGCTCGGTCGCCTGGGGCGCGATCGACTACCTGGCCGGTGAGGCGTTCGACCGGGGGCGCGGCTACTGGTGGTCGCCGGACGGGCGGACCGTGCTGGCCGCGCGGGTGGACACGTCCCGGCTCCCCCGGCTCTACCTGCACGACCCGGTCGATCCGGGCGAGCCCGCGCCGAGCCTGGCGTACCCGCGCGCCGGTGGCCCGAACCCGCAGGTCAGCCTGCACCTGCTGGACCTGGACGGCGGCTGGGTGGATGTGCACTGGGACCGGGAGACGTACCCGTACCTGGTCTCGGTGCGCTGGGCGGACGGCGGCCCGCTGATCGCGGTGCTGCGCCGGTTGCAGCAGCACGGCCTGGTGCTCTCCGTCGATCCGCGCACCGGCGAGACGCAGGTGCACGCGGAGCTGACCGACCCGCGCTGGGTCGAGCCGATCGAGGGCACGCCCTGCCACCTCCCGGACGGCCGGGTGCTGGTCGGCGGCGAACTGGCCCACGACGGGTACGACGCGCGCTGCCTCTTCGCGGACGGCAGCCTGCTCACGCCACCCTCGCTCTACGTGCGCCGGGTGGTCGGCCCGGTCGCCGGCGGCGCACCGGACCTGCTGGTCGAGGGCACCGACGGCGAGCCCGCGGAACAGCACGTCTACCGGATCCGGGGGACGCTCGGGGCCGGCGGCATGGAGGCGAAACGGCTCACCACCGAACCCGGCTGGCACGTCGCGGCCGCGGCCGGCGGTCTGATCGCGATCGGCCGGCTGTCGCTGGACCAGGCCGGCACGCAGTGGACGGTCTGGCGGGGCGAGACACGCGCCGGCGAACTGGCCTCGCACGCGTCCCCACCGCCGTTCGCGCCGCGCCCCGCGCTGTCCCGGGTCACCGACCGCCGGCTGCCGGCCGCCGTGCTCTACCCGCGGCAGCACGCCGGCGGCCGGCTGCCGGTGTTGCTGGACGTCTACGGCGGGCCCGGCCGGCAGGAGGTACTGGCCGCGCGCGCCTGGTGGCTGGAACGGCAGTGGTGGGCCGACGCCGGCTTCGCCGTCGTGACGATCGACAACCGGGGCACGCCCGGCATCGCGCCCAGCTTCGAGAAGGTGGTCCACCGGCGGCTCGCCGACATCGCGCTGACCGACCAGGTCGACGCGCTGCACGCACTCGCCGAGAAGCACCCCGACCTGGACCTGCACCGGGTGGCGATCCGCGGCTGGGCGCTCGGCGGCTGGCTGGCCGCGCTCGCCGTGCTCCGCCGCCCCGACGTCTTCACCTGCGGCGTGGCCCGCACCCCGCTGACCGACTGGTCACTGCACAACACCGCGTTCACCGAGCGCTACCTGGGCCTGCCGGACGACGAGGTCTACGCACGGCACAACCTGGTCGAGATCGCCGCCGAGCCACCGGCGCGCCCCGCGGACGCACGTCCGCTGCTGCTGGTGCACGGCATGGCGGACGACTCGATCATCGCGGCGCACACGCTGCGGCTCTCCGCCGCGATGGTCTCGGCCGGCCGCCCGCACGCGGTGCTGCCGCTCTCCGGCGTGACCCGGCTGGCCGCGGACGGCGTGGTGGAGCGTCTGCTCCCGCTGGAGCTGGACTTCGTCCGCCGCCATCTCTAG
- the mshB gene encoding N-acetyl-1-D-myo-inositol-2-amino-2-deoxy-alpha-D-glucopyranoside deacetylase produces the protein MSRVTTHSAARRLLLVHAHPDDESIGTGATMAHYAAAGAQVTLVTCTLGEEGEIHLPELVGLAADAADQLGGYRVAELNAACAALGVTDRRFLGGAGRYRDSGMMGLATNSAPRAFWQADLDTAAGYLVEIMRETRPQVVVTYDDNGFYGHPDHIQAHRVTMRACELARAEGFGPDKIYFQATPRSVLAAGIEQFGATTGNPFSGVDVPDELPFGSSDEEIAARIDATDSADAKVAAMKAHASQIPLDSWLYSIAGNFGGEFMGVEFYTLAYGERGPGDGPHGWESDLFAGIDAELPVGALSR, from the coding sequence GTGTCTCGGGTGACGACGCACAGCGCGGCCCGCCGCCTCCTGCTGGTGCATGCCCATCCCGACGACGAGTCGATCGGGACCGGCGCCACGATGGCTCACTACGCGGCCGCCGGCGCCCAGGTGACGCTGGTGACCTGCACGCTCGGCGAGGAGGGCGAGATCCACCTGCCCGAGCTGGTCGGGCTCGCCGCGGACGCGGCCGACCAGCTCGGCGGCTACCGGGTGGCCGAGCTGAACGCGGCCTGTGCCGCGCTCGGCGTGACCGACCGCCGGTTCCTCGGCGGTGCCGGGCGCTACCGCGACTCCGGGATGATGGGCCTGGCCACCAACTCCGCGCCGCGCGCGTTCTGGCAGGCCGACCTGGACACCGCGGCCGGCTACCTGGTCGAGATCATGCGGGAGACCCGGCCGCAGGTGGTGGTCACCTACGACGACAACGGCTTCTACGGGCACCCGGACCACATCCAGGCGCACCGGGTGACCATGCGTGCCTGCGAGCTGGCCCGCGCCGAGGGCTTCGGGCCTGACAAGATTTACTTCCAGGCCACGCCGCGCAGCGTGCTCGCGGCCGGCATCGAGCAGTTCGGTGCGACCACCGGCAACCCGTTCTCCGGCGTCGACGTGCCGGACGAGTTGCCGTTCGGCTCCTCCGACGAGGAGATCGCGGCCCGGATCGACGCCACCGACTCGGCGGACGCCAAGGTCGCGGCGATGAAGGCGCACGCCAGCCAGATCCCGCTGGACTCCTGGCTCTACTCGATCGCGGGCAACTTCGGCGGCGAGTTCATGGGCGTCGAGTTCTACACGCTGGCGTACGGCGAGCGCGGCCCCGGCGACGGTCCGCACGGCTGGGAGAGCGACCTGTTCGCCGGGATCGACGCCGAGCTGCCCGTCGGGGCGCTGTCGAGGTGA
- a CDS encoding VanW family protein: protein MTVLPPSAPSEDDAPTVRFARIAGFAPVALPNSPAEQAPARRRWPVVMAGVLVVAVLAGGAGVAWAGRGDIPRGTRVLGVELGGLTSAEAGDRLRTDLGGARRLTEPFTVSLAGAEIVKVDPVAIGLAVDVPATIAAATRDGRLIGVADVPPVVTVDEAKLHDVLHAAAVRAKLATPGTPAAITYDGTTPVPVYPEPERGIDARAAAAAVTAAWAHRDVARVALTETPPATTRADVDRLLTELAVPATAAPVRAGVFDVAPEVIAQSLVFDGDPLTPRIDERRLRDGLAPVLAGLETPVRDASVDVDGGWPRITESVSGRAVDTAALARDLLAVLPRTGDRAVTAAFTETRPAVTTEDVERLGITERLATFTTYGPAEVADRPAGTLIRPGDTYSLHTGASPQLAATVFQAAYRAGLEIVEHHPHATYQEYLPAVLEATSGPGRDLRVRNDTGHGVLADVRVSGRAVTVSLWGTRVFDRIDTEYGPRTAVTEPAVEYRDPGPDCEFEPGSRGFSQDAWRIFRKDGEEAGREKFSWTYESRPRIVCGQGRGASR, encoded by the coding sequence GTGACCGTTCTCCCGCCTTCCGCGCCCTCCGAGGATGACGCGCCGACCGTGCGGTTCGCCCGCATCGCCGGGTTCGCCCCCGTCGCGCTGCCGAACTCCCCGGCCGAGCAGGCCCCGGCCCGCCGCCGCTGGCCGGTCGTCATGGCCGGTGTGCTGGTCGTCGCGGTGCTCGCCGGAGGCGCCGGCGTGGCGTGGGCCGGCCGCGGCGACATCCCGCGTGGCACCCGCGTGCTCGGCGTCGAGCTAGGCGGTCTGACCAGTGCGGAGGCCGGCGACCGGCTGCGTACCGACCTCGGTGGCGCACGCCGGCTGACCGAGCCGTTCACGGTGTCCCTGGCCGGAGCGGAGATCGTGAAGGTCGACCCGGTCGCGATCGGCCTGGCCGTCGACGTACCGGCCACGATCGCGGCCGCGACCCGCGACGGCCGGCTGATCGGCGTCGCGGACGTGCCGCCGGTGGTCACGGTCGACGAGGCGAAGCTGCACGACGTGCTGCACGCGGCCGCGGTCCGGGCGAAGCTGGCCACGCCCGGCACGCCCGCCGCGATCACGTACGACGGCACCACGCCGGTCCCGGTCTACCCGGAGCCGGAGCGCGGCATCGACGCGCGCGCCGCCGCGGCCGCGGTCACCGCGGCCTGGGCCCACCGGGACGTGGCCCGCGTCGCGCTCACCGAGACGCCGCCGGCCACCACCCGCGCGGACGTCGACCGGCTGCTCACCGAGCTCGCGGTGCCCGCGACCGCCGCGCCGGTCCGCGCGGGCGTGTTCGACGTCGCGCCCGAGGTGATCGCGCAGAGTCTGGTCTTCGACGGCGACCCGCTCACGCCGCGGATCGACGAGCGGCGGCTGCGGGACGGCCTCGCGCCGGTGCTGGCCGGGCTGGAGACACCGGTCCGGGACGCGTCGGTCGACGTGGACGGCGGCTGGCCGCGGATCACCGAGAGCGTCAGCGGCCGCGCCGTGGACACCGCCGCGCTCGCCCGTGACCTGCTCGCCGTGCTGCCTCGCACCGGCGACCGCGCGGTGACCGCGGCGTTCACCGAGACCCGGCCGGCGGTGACCACCGAGGACGTGGAGCGGCTCGGCATCACGGAACGGCTGGCCACGTTCACCACGTACGGCCCGGCCGAGGTGGCGGACCGGCCGGCCGGCACGCTGATCCGGCCGGGCGACACATACTCGCTGCACACCGGTGCGAGCCCGCAGCTCGCCGCGACCGTGTTCCAGGCCGCCTACCGCGCCGGGCTGGAGATCGTCGAGCACCACCCGCACGCGACCTACCAGGAGTACCTGCCGGCCGTGCTGGAGGCGACCAGCGGCCCCGGCCGGGACCTCCGCGTCCGCAACGACACCGGGCACGGCGTGCTGGCCGACGTGCGGGTGTCCGGCCGGGCCGTCACCGTCTCGCTCTGGGGCACCCGCGTGTTCGACCGGATCGACACCGAGTACGGCCCGCGCACCGCCGTCACCGAACCCGCGGTCGAATACCGCGATCCCGGACCGGACTGTGAATTCGAGCCGGGTTCCCGAGGCTTCTCCCAGGACGCGTGGCGTATCTTCCGCAAGGACGGCGAGGAAGCCGGTCGCGAGAAGTTCAGCTGGACCTATGAGTCCCGGCCGCGCATCGTCTGCGGCCAGGGGAGGGGAGCGTCACGATGA
- a CDS encoding GNAT family N-acetyltransferase, protein MLRRQDVGHRVVVRRIVGSRGGRTLFSDSLGELVALSETDLTIATSAGTVRVPLDEVHRAKRVPPTRRPTAADVIASEIAANEAWPAPVQERQGGWLLRAAGGWTGRANTALPIGDPDRPLPAAVDAVEAWYRAHGLPPRMNIPLPLAAPVNAELDARGWTTAPLTLFQTAQVAAILEAAPDRHDLPAVRVRDRMTEEWLAVASARKGTPPEVARHVLTAVPEIAFLEVYGDDGTPIAITRATVTGDGEWLGVALVDVLPEHRRRGLGSHLMRAAALWGREIGARRAFLQVEEHNTAAVALYARLGFSTHHTYLTRTAPA, encoded by the coding sequence GTGCTCCGTAGGCAGGATGTGGGACACCGGGTCGTAGTGCGGCGAATTGTCGGTTCCCGCGGTGGCCGGACGCTCTTTTCCGACTCACTGGGCGAACTGGTCGCGCTGAGCGAGACCGATCTCACGATCGCAACCTCGGCCGGTACGGTCCGGGTACCACTGGACGAGGTGCACCGCGCCAAGCGGGTGCCGCCCACCCGGCGCCCGACGGCCGCCGACGTGATCGCCTCCGAGATCGCCGCGAACGAGGCCTGGCCCGCGCCGGTGCAGGAACGCCAGGGTGGCTGGCTGCTCCGCGCGGCCGGTGGCTGGACCGGGCGGGCCAACACCGCGCTGCCGATCGGCGACCCGGACCGGCCGCTGCCCGCGGCCGTCGACGCGGTCGAGGCGTGGTACCGCGCGCACGGGCTGCCACCGCGGATGAACATCCCACTGCCGCTGGCCGCGCCGGTGAACGCGGAGCTGGATGCGCGCGGCTGGACGACGGCGCCGCTGACGCTGTTCCAGACCGCGCAGGTCGCCGCGATCCTGGAGGCGGCGCCGGACCGGCACGACCTGCCCGCGGTACGGGTACGGGACCGGATGACCGAGGAATGGCTCGCGGTCGCGTCCGCCCGGAAGGGCACGCCGCCGGAGGTCGCGCGGCACGTGCTGACCGCGGTGCCGGAGATCGCATTCCTGGAGGTGTACGGAGACGACGGCACCCCGATCGCGATCACCCGTGCCACGGTCACCGGCGACGGCGAGTGGCTCGGCGTGGCGCTGGTCGACGTGCTGCCGGAACATCGGCGCCGCGGCCTCGGCTCGCACCTGATGCGAGCGGCTGCGCTCTGGGGCCGGGAGATCGGCGCACGCCGCGCCTTTCTCCAGGTCGAGGAGCACAATACGGCCGCGGTGGCGCTCTACGCCCGCCTCGGCTTCAGCACCCACCACACCTACCTGACCCGCACCGCACCCGCCTGA
- the fdxA gene encoding ferredoxin, producing MTYIIAEPCVDVLDKACIEECPVDCIYEGNRMLYIHPDECVDCGACEPVCPVEAIFYEDDVPDQWKNYTSANYSFFEDLGSPGGASKVGKIDKDDPFVAGQPPRGEGH from the coding sequence GTGACCTACATCATCGCCGAGCCCTGCGTCGATGTTCTGGACAAGGCATGCATCGAGGAGTGCCCGGTCGACTGCATCTACGAGGGCAACCGGATGCTCTACATCCACCCGGACGAGTGCGTCGACTGCGGTGCGTGCGAGCCGGTCTGCCCGGTCGAGGCGATCTTCTACGAGGACGACGTGCCGGACCAGTGGAAGAACTACACCTCGGCCAACTACAGCTTCTTCGAGGACCTCGGCTCGCCCGGTGGCGCCTCCAAGGTTGGCAAGATCGACAAGGACGACCCGTTCGTCGCCGGCCAGCCGCCGCGCGGCGAGGGCCACTGA
- the dapC gene encoding succinyldiaminopimelate transaminase, with protein sequence MTGLAARLPDFPWDQLVPAKATASAHPGGLVDLSIGTPVDPVPAVVRDALAAGSNAPGYPLTAGNPKLRAAIAAWLAATCGADLPGLGVLPTIGSKELVAWLPTLLGIGPGDTVVIPEVGYPTYEVGVTLAGARAVRSDSLTALGPERVRLVWINSPSNPTGRVLPAAHLRKVVDWARERGAIVASDECYLPLGWEAEPVSVLSPEVRGDSYAGVLAVHSLSKRSNLAGYRGGFLGGDPGIVAEILSVRKHAGMIVPEPVQDAMTAALGDEHHVTEQRARYEARRKRLRAGLTAAGFRIEHSEAGLYLWSTRDEDCWDTVAWLAERGILVAPGAFYGPAGAKHVRVALTASDAHVDEAVRRLS encoded by the coding sequence CTGACCGGCCTCGCGGCGCGACTGCCGGACTTTCCCTGGGACCAGCTCGTCCCGGCGAAGGCGACGGCGTCCGCCCATCCCGGTGGGCTCGTCGATCTGTCGATCGGCACGCCGGTCGACCCGGTCCCCGCGGTCGTGCGCGACGCGCTGGCCGCGGGGTCGAACGCGCCGGGTTACCCGCTGACCGCGGGTAACCCGAAACTGCGCGCCGCCATCGCGGCCTGGCTCGCGGCCACCTGCGGTGCCGACCTGCCCGGTCTCGGCGTGCTGCCCACGATCGGCTCGAAGGAGCTGGTCGCGTGGCTGCCCACGCTGCTCGGCATCGGTCCCGGCGACACCGTGGTGATCCCGGAGGTGGGCTACCCGACGTACGAGGTGGGCGTCACGCTCGCCGGTGCCCGGGCGGTCCGTTCCGACTCGCTCACCGCGCTCGGGCCGGAGCGCGTGCGGCTGGTGTGGATCAACTCGCCGTCCAACCCGACCGGCCGGGTGCTCCCGGCCGCGCACCTGCGCAAGGTGGTCGACTGGGCGCGCGAGCGCGGCGCGATCGTGGCCAGTGACGAGTGCTATCTGCCGCTCGGCTGGGAGGCGGAGCCGGTCTCCGTGCTCTCGCCCGAGGTGCGCGGCGACAGCTACGCGGGTGTGCTCGCGGTGCACTCGCTGTCCAAACGCTCCAACCTGGCCGGCTACCGCGGCGGTTTCCTGGGCGGCGACCCGGGGATCGTGGCCGAGATCCTGTCCGTGCGCAAGCACGCCGGCATGATCGTCCCGGAGCCGGTTCAGGACGCGATGACCGCGGCCCTCGGCGACGAGCACCACGTGACCGAGCAGCGCGCTCGCTACGAGGCACGCCGGAAGAGGCTGCGGGCGGGCCTGACCGCGGCCGGCTTCCGGATCGAGCATTCCGAGGCCGGGCTCTACCTCTGGTCGACCCGGGACGAGGACTGCTGGGACACGGTCGCCTGGCTGGCCGAGCGCGGGATCCTGGTGGCTCCCGGCGCCTTCTACGGCCCGGCCGGCGCGAAGCACGTCCGGGTCGCGCTGACCGCATCCGATGCCCACGTCGACGAGGCGGTTCGGCGACTCAGCTGA
- a CDS encoding PAS domain S-box protein encodes MTARRMMAAHAAVMIVLGAAVFTPLPDSLIFALIGLVTIGAIVTGVRWNGPLRRAPWWWLAAAAGVMALGDTFYGQYAHGARLIVSEVAYLAMFPLIVIGLIQLTRPSGLLRDRSRLIDWLTFGASVALLAWVLLLGPALRTDGGDVTSAATHSLGCLFLLLATVGVTIDTRLSASVTLLAVGAAGLLFGDVAWLVLDLRYGGWPEGSPFELAYLLFYTAWGQAALHPSMSRLTSPPAAEPGELRLVWKVLLGVSVLIPPGVLLVETVRGEVVDGVMIAALATVIYGAVFARLFDAVEKHRRLLARERHLREICGALVAAAGPDEVDRAIRGAVRALLNDAGHRIVLSVHRADGKPAAANSVWGPGMPTPYPLPTPAAARRTRLLRTHTLHPALADQLGNLPGTLVCPLVLDDATIGPPRVGALFVSADTHVLRALQDSIEVVAVQATLALERIFLTAEMTRRESEQYVSAVVQNTSDVVLIVDEADRIRYYSPSLPIVLGIRPRAFGTLADLIQSDDRPQIDRTFELARGSGNTDGVREEWSLLRDDGSRIVLDVSCRDLRADRLVRGYVLTLCDAAGRHRKEQALIQRALLDSAPGKNRRSVTNRFK; translated from the coding sequence GTGACCGCCCGCCGCATGATGGCCGCGCACGCCGCGGTGATGATCGTGCTCGGCGCCGCCGTCTTCACCCCGCTGCCGGACTCGCTGATCTTCGCGCTGATCGGCCTGGTCACGATCGGCGCGATCGTCACCGGGGTGCGGTGGAACGGTCCGCTGCGCCGCGCGCCGTGGTGGTGGCTGGCCGCGGCCGCCGGTGTGATGGCGCTCGGCGACACGTTCTACGGCCAGTACGCGCACGGCGCCCGGCTGATCGTGTCCGAGGTGGCCTACCTGGCGATGTTCCCGCTGATCGTGATCGGCCTGATCCAGCTGACCCGGCCGAGCGGGCTGCTCCGCGACCGTTCCCGGCTGATCGACTGGCTCACCTTCGGCGCCTCGGTCGCGCTGCTGGCCTGGGTGCTGCTGCTCGGCCCGGCGCTGCGCACCGACGGCGGCGACGTCACCAGCGCGGCCACCCACTCGCTCGGCTGCCTGTTCCTGCTGCTGGCCACGGTCGGTGTCACCATCGACACCCGGCTCAGCGCGTCCGTGACGCTGCTCGCCGTCGGCGCCGCCGGCCTGCTCTTCGGCGACGTGGCCTGGCTGGTGCTCGACCTGCGCTACGGCGGCTGGCCGGAGGGCAGCCCGTTCGAACTCGCCTACCTGCTGTTCTACACCGCCTGGGGCCAGGCCGCGCTGCACCCGTCGATGTCCCGGCTGACCTCACCGCCTGCGGCCGAGCCCGGCGAACTGCGGCTGGTGTGGAAGGTGCTGCTCGGCGTCTCGGTCCTGATCCCGCCGGGCGTGCTGCTGGTCGAGACGGTGCGCGGCGAGGTCGTCGACGGCGTGATGATCGCCGCGCTGGCCACGGTGATCTACGGCGCGGTCTTCGCCCGGCTGTTCGACGCCGTGGAGAAGCACCGCCGGCTGCTCGCCCGCGAGCGGCACCTGCGGGAGATCTGCGGCGCACTCGTCGCGGCCGCCGGTCCGGACGAGGTCGACCGCGCGATCCGCGGCGCGGTCAGGGCGCTGCTCAACGACGCCGGCCACCGGATCGTGCTGTCCGTGCACCGCGCCGACGGCAAGCCCGCGGCCGCGAACAGCGTCTGGGGTCCCGGCATGCCCACGCCGTACCCGCTGCCCACGCCCGCGGCCGCCCGGCGCACCCGCCTGCTGCGCACCCACACGCTGCACCCCGCGCTCGCCGACCAGCTGGGCAACCTCCCCGGCACGCTGGTCTGCCCGCTGGTGCTGGACGACGCCACGATCGGCCCGCCCCGGGTCGGCGCGCTCTTCGTCTCCGCCGACACGCACGTGCTGCGGGCCCTGCAGGATAGCATCGAGGTGGTCGCGGTGCAGGCCACGCTGGCGCTGGAACGGATCTTCCTGACCGCCGAGATGACCCGCCGCGAGTCCGAGCAGTACGTCTCCGCGGTCGTCCAGAACACCAGCGACGTGGTCCTGATCGTCGACGAGGCGGACCGCATCCGCTACTACTCCCCCTCGCTCCCCATCGTGCTCGGCATCCGGCCCCGCGCGTTCGGCACGCTGGCCGACCTGATCCAGTCCGACGACCGGCCGCAGATCGATCGCACGTTCGAGCTGGCCCGCGGCTCCGGCAACACGGACGGCGTCCGCGAGGAGTGGAGCCTGCTCCGCGACGACGGCAGCCGCATCGTCCTCGACGTCAGCTGCCGCGACCTGCGCGCCGACCGCCTGGTCCGCGGCTACGTCCTGACGCTCTGCGACGCGGCCGGGCGCCACCGTAAGGAACAGGCGCTGATCCAGCGGGCGCTGCTCGACTCCGCCCCGGGCAAGAACCGCCGGTCGGTCACGAACCGCTTCAAGTGA
- a CDS encoding nucleoside/nucleotide kinase family protein: protein MLEPMQWGDLLDRATRLASGGTRRILGIAGPPGAGKSTVAARLGAALTEAGAAVTVVPMDGFHLADAELHRLGRHARKGAPDTFDGAGFVALLHRLRSETGGVVYAPEFRREIEEPVAGAIPVPPETRLVITEGNYLLVPDGVWAGVRGLLDEAWYLDLDEPERLRRLIARHIAFGRDEARARSHALGSDQTNAELIATTKGRADLIVPLT from the coding sequence ATGCTGGAGCCCATGCAGTGGGGCGATCTTCTGGACCGGGCCACCCGGCTGGCGAGCGGTGGCACGCGCCGCATCCTGGGCATCGCGGGCCCGCCCGGCGCCGGGAAATCGACGGTCGCCGCACGCCTCGGCGCCGCGCTGACCGAGGCCGGAGCGGCCGTCACGGTCGTACCGATGGACGGTTTTCACCTCGCCGACGCGGAGCTGCACCGGCTCGGCCGGCACGCGCGCAAGGGTGCGCCGGACACGTTCGACGGTGCCGGGTTCGTCGCGCTGCTGCACCGGCTGCGGTCGGAGACCGGCGGCGTGGTCTACGCGCCGGAGTTCCGCCGGGAGATCGAGGAGCCGGTCGCCGGTGCGATCCCGGTGCCACCGGAGACCCGGCTGGTCATCACGGAGGGCAACTACCTGCTGGTGCCGGACGGCGTCTGGGCCGGCGTGCGCGGGCTGCTGGACGAGGCCTGGTACCTGGACCTGGACGAGCCGGAACGGCTGCGCCGGCTGATCGCGCGGCACATCGCGTTCGGCCGGGACGAGGCGAGAGCACGGTCGCACGCGCTCGGCAGCGACCAAACCAACGCGGAGTTGATCGCCACTACCAAGGGCCGCGCCGATCTCATCGTTCCACTGACATGA
- a CDS encoding MerR family transcriptional regulator gives MFSIGQFAVLGRLSVRMLRHYDAIGLLRPARVDELSGYRYYSAAQLSRLNRIVALKDLGFSLDQVGRIVDERVDAGQLRGMLRLRQAELAERVSADRARLARVAARLRLIESEGQMATEEVVIKDVPAVRVAQLSAPIGGWGPEHISPVLGPLFQDLCTRVETAGIRIVGPGVAHYATTEAGEGSTVFAAVPVPAGTPPHPAFDVLDLPALPAAATVIHRGRPDEIEAAYQTLGAWVEQNGYRGTAPPREVSLEVPEDRAAWVTEVQLPVTRA, from the coding sequence ATGTTCAGCATCGGGCAGTTCGCCGTACTGGGCCGGTTGTCGGTCCGCATGCTGCGCCATTACGACGCGATCGGGCTGTTGCGCCCGGCCCGCGTGGATGAGCTCAGCGGATACCGCTACTACAGCGCCGCTCAGTTGTCGCGGCTCAACCGCATCGTCGCGCTCAAGGACCTCGGCTTCAGCCTGGACCAGGTCGGCCGGATCGTCGACGAGCGGGTCGACGCCGGGCAGCTGCGCGGGATGCTGCGGTTGCGCCAGGCGGAGCTGGCGGAGCGGGTCAGCGCGGACCGGGCCCGGCTGGCCCGGGTAGCGGCGAGGCTCCGGCTCATCGAGAGCGAGGGTCAGATGGCCACGGAGGAAGTCGTGATCAAGGACGTTCCGGCGGTGCGGGTGGCGCAGCTGTCCGCACCGATCGGCGGGTGGGGGCCGGAGCACATCAGCCCGGTGCTCGGGCCGCTGTTCCAGGACCTGTGCACGCGGGTGGAGACGGCCGGGATCCGGATCGTCGGACCCGGCGTGGCGCACTACGCGACGACCGAGGCCGGCGAGGGCAGCACGGTCTTCGCGGCAGTGCCGGTGCCGGCCGGCACCCCGCCGCACCCGGCGTTCGACGTGCTGGACCTGCCCGCGCTGCCGGCGGCGGCGACCGTGATCCACCGCGGCCGGCCGGACGAGATCGAGGCGGCGTACCAGACGCTGGGTGCCTGGGTGGAGCAGAACGGCTACCGGGGTACGGCGCCGCCGCGCGAGGTGAGCCTGGAGGTGCCGGAGGATCGTGCCGCCTGGGTGACCGAGGTGCAGTTGCCGGTGACCCGCGCCTAA